In Herbaspirillum sp. WKF16, one genomic interval encodes:
- the yddG gene encoding aromatic amino acid DMT transporter YddG yields MNSKQATLIGLSAVVFWSAIVGLIRSVSEHLGATGGAAAIYTVGSVFLLFSVGFPRLRDFPRRYLAWGGLLFVAYELCLALSIGYADTGRQAIEVGMVNYLWPTFTLVAAIVFGGQRANWLAAPGFVLSMLGIAWVLGGDQGLDAAGMLANLRDNPLSYGLALAGALIWAAYCTVTTLLAQGKNGVTPFFMMVALSLWVKFFLGPQPEMSWSVPAAVYLLLAAAAMGFGYAAWNVGILHGNVTVLAGASYFIPVFSSALSAALLRAPLPGSFWIGASLVCAGSILCWLATRAKKPASGSAAAAQKPLA; encoded by the coding sequence ATGAACAGCAAGCAGGCAACCTTGATCGGACTGAGCGCCGTGGTCTTCTGGAGCGCCATCGTCGGACTGATCCGCAGCGTGAGCGAACACCTCGGCGCCACCGGCGGCGCGGCGGCGATCTACACGGTGGGCTCGGTGTTCCTGCTGTTCTCGGTGGGCTTCCCCAGGCTGCGTGATTTTCCGCGCCGCTACCTGGCGTGGGGCGGGCTGCTGTTCGTCGCCTATGAACTGTGCCTGGCGCTGTCGATCGGCTATGCCGATACCGGCCGGCAGGCGATCGAGGTCGGGATGGTCAACTACCTGTGGCCGACCTTCACGCTGGTGGCCGCGATCGTCTTCGGCGGGCAGCGCGCCAACTGGCTGGCGGCACCGGGCTTCGTGCTGTCCATGCTGGGCATCGCCTGGGTGCTGGGCGGCGACCAGGGGCTGGATGCGGCCGGGATGCTGGCCAATCTGCGCGACAACCCGCTGAGCTACGGCCTGGCCCTCGCCGGCGCCCTCATCTGGGCCGCGTACTGCACCGTGACCACCCTGCTGGCGCAGGGCAAGAACGGCGTCACGCCCTTCTTCATGATGGTGGCGCTGAGCCTGTGGGTGAAGTTCTTCCTGGGTCCGCAGCCGGAGATGTCGTGGAGCGTGCCGGCCGCGGTCTACCTGCTGCTGGCGGCCGCCGCGATGGGCTTCGGCTATGCCGCGTGGAACGTCGGCATCCTGCACGGCAACGTCACGGTGCTGGCCGGCGCCTCCTATTTCATCCCGGTGTTCTCGTCGGCGCTGTCGGCCGCGCTACTGCGCGCGCCGTTGCCGGGCTCGTTCTGGATCGGCGCCTCACTGGTGTGCGCCGGATCCATCCTGTGCTGGCTGGCCACGCGCGCGAAGAAACCCGCAAGCGGGTCCGCGGCGGCCGCGCAAAAGCCGCTGGCCTAG
- a CDS encoding siderophore-interacting protein, with amino-acid sequence MQSTTPARTVQRIRHDVKFRDVKVAATRQTGANMLSVTFRGEALRDFVSMSFDDHVKFVFQDAAGEQVRRDYTPTGHDPQRGELTLEFALHAEGAATDWARQAKVGMDAVIAGPRGSMVVPTDYDWHLLVGDLSALPAITRRLKEFGPGARVSVIVEIAHVGDVRQFDSQAEVDIRWVPSGEELLAAVRALQLPVGEGYIWAAGEAATMKALRAVLAEEKAHPKEAMRVSAYWKRGASDFHEKLD; translated from the coding sequence ATGCAATCGACGACCCCTGCCCGTACCGTGCAGCGTATCCGCCACGATGTGAAGTTCCGCGACGTCAAGGTCGCGGCCACCCGCCAGACCGGCGCCAACATGCTCAGCGTCACCTTCCGCGGCGAGGCGCTGCGGGACTTCGTCTCGATGTCCTTCGACGACCACGTCAAGTTCGTCTTCCAGGATGCCGCCGGCGAGCAGGTTCGGCGCGACTATACGCCAACCGGGCACGACCCACAACGCGGCGAGCTTACCTTGGAATTCGCGCTGCACGCCGAGGGCGCGGCCACCGACTGGGCGCGCCAGGCCAAGGTCGGCATGGATGCGGTCATCGCCGGTCCGCGCGGCTCCATGGTGGTGCCGACCGACTACGACTGGCATCTGCTGGTGGGCGACCTCTCGGCGCTGCCGGCGATCACCCGCCGGCTGAAGGAGTTCGGCCCCGGCGCGCGCGTGAGCGTCATCGTCGAGATCGCCCACGTGGGCGACGTGCGCCAGTTCGACAGCCAGGCCGAGGTCGATATCAGGTGGGTGCCGTCCGGGGAGGAATTGCTGGCCGCGGTGCGCGCGCTGCAGCTGCCGGTCGGTGAAGGCTACATCTGGGCCGCCGGCGAAGCCGCGACGATGAAGGCGCTGCGCGCGGTGCTGGCCGAAGAGAAGGCGCATCCCAAGGAGGCGATGCGGGTGTCGGCCTACTGGAAGCGCGGCGCGTCCGACTTCCATGAGAAGCTGGACTGA
- a CDS encoding AI-2E family transporter: protein MTNPSPALARLTPATLVGAACVLAMLYFGREVLEPLAVAIVLSLIILPLVRKLAGLGLNRAAAAIVSVLLVGAALVALAVVLAFQLASVTGDLPRYRAAIQDKVDQVRTMTERPFARLEEQLSAVMPQVQPPAAETPKGRGAKNANHAVATAPMPVQLSAPQMSVRAALARLFSLAWGPIGQAGIVLVLLVFILLEQESLRDRMVRLAGRAEISRTMRALGDAAEGVSRFFFSQFVVNAVFGLTVGGALALAGVPHAVLWGTLCGVLRFVPYLGALASGLLVALFIAAIDPGWWLPLSFLALFVALEVVVANIVEPRVYGHSSGLSPLAIIISALFWGSLWGPVGLLLSTPLTLCLVVAGRHVAALEPISILLGEAPDMNHAERFYQHALAGESDAVIREGRAYLAKNSFAKYCDQVLLPGLGLAALDLRSEQVGEAQQQRLRATALRLLEALTQAPDAARRFGRRQAPPLLSSNIGAHLRQQRLARLGRWQGSLDVPSRSVVLCAGLRHERDELLGELLVHALRVAGIDARGVTLDEHNERPDAGKSELVSTVFVVFPLKEHFERWQAVVRELRGGLPQALLVTIRPPFDNETMEQSAVSDQVDMVLSSFEEGLAFVAASRNADGRA, encoded by the coding sequence ATGACCAATCCAAGCCCCGCCCTCGCCCGCCTGACACCCGCCACCCTGGTCGGCGCCGCCTGCGTCCTGGCCATGCTCTACTTCGGCCGCGAAGTGCTGGAGCCGCTGGCCGTGGCCATCGTGCTCAGCCTGATCATCCTGCCGCTGGTGCGCAAGCTGGCCGGGCTGGGCCTGAACCGCGCCGCCGCCGCCATCGTCTCGGTGCTGCTGGTGGGCGCCGCGCTGGTGGCGCTGGCCGTGGTGCTGGCGTTCCAGCTGGCCAGCGTGACCGGCGACCTGCCCCGCTACCGCGCCGCCATCCAGGACAAGGTGGACCAGGTGCGCACCATGACCGAGCGCCCCTTCGCCAGGCTGGAAGAACAATTGAGCGCCGTCATGCCGCAGGTGCAGCCACCCGCCGCCGAGACGCCCAAGGGCCGTGGCGCGAAGAATGCGAACCATGCAGTGGCGACCGCGCCGATGCCGGTGCAGCTGTCGGCGCCGCAGATGTCGGTGCGCGCCGCGCTGGCGCGCCTGTTCTCGCTGGCCTGGGGGCCGATCGGCCAGGCCGGCATCGTGCTGGTGCTGCTGGTGTTCATCCTGCTGGAGCAGGAGTCGCTGCGCGACCGCATGGTGCGCCTGGCCGGCCGCGCCGAGATCAGCCGCACCATGCGGGCGCTGGGCGACGCCGCCGAGGGCGTGTCGCGGTTCTTCTTCTCGCAGTTCGTGGTCAACGCGGTGTTCGGCCTGACCGTGGGCGGCGCGCTGGCGCTGGCCGGGGTGCCGCACGCGGTGCTATGGGGCACGCTGTGCGGGGTGCTGCGCTTCGTCCCCTACCTGGGCGCGCTGGCCTCGGGCCTGCTGGTGGCGCTGTTCATCGCCGCCATCGATCCGGGCTGGTGGCTGCCGCTGTCCTTCCTTGCGCTGTTCGTGGCGCTGGAGGTGGTGGTGGCCAATATCGTCGAGCCGCGCGTGTACGGCCACAGCTCCGGCCTGTCGCCGCTGGCCATCATCATCTCGGCGCTGTTCTGGGGCAGCCTGTGGGGACCGGTCGGGCTGCTGCTGTCGACCCCGCTGACGCTGTGCCTGGTGGTCGCCGGCCGCCATGTCGCGGCGCTGGAGCCGATCTCCATCCTGCTGGGCGAGGCGCCCGACATGAACCATGCCGAACGCTTCTACCAGCACGCGCTGGCCGGCGAATCGGATGCAGTGATCCGCGAGGGACGGGCCTACCTGGCCAAGAACAGCTTCGCCAAGTATTGCGACCAGGTGCTGCTGCCCGGACTGGGGCTGGCCGCGCTCGACCTGCGCAGCGAACAGGTCGGGGAGGCCCAGCAGCAGCGGCTGCGCGCCACTGCCCTGCGCCTGCTCGAGGCCCTCACCCAGGCGCCGGACGCGGCGCGCCGCTTCGGCCGGCGGCAGGCGCCGCCGCTATTGAGCAGCAACATCGGGGCCCACCTGCGCCAGCAACGCCTGGCGCGGCTGGGGCGCTGGCAGGGATCGCTGGACGTGCCCAGCCGTTCGGTGGTGCTGTGCGCCGGACTGCGGCACGAGCGCGACGAGCTGCTGGGCGAATTGCTGGTGCATGCCCTGCGCGTGGCCGGCATCGACGCCCGCGGCGTGACCCTCGATGAGCACAACGAACGCCCCGACGCCGGCAAGTCCGAGCTGGTGTCGACGGTGTTCGTGGTGTTCCCGCTGAAGGAGCATTTCGAGCGCTGGCAGGCCGTCGTGCGCGAGCTGCGCGGCGGCTTGCCGCAGGCGCTGCTGGTGACCATCCGCCCGCCCTTCGACAACGAGACCATGGAGCAGTCCGCCGTGAGCGACCAGGTCGACATGGTGTTGTCATCTTTCGAGGAAGGCCTGGCTTTCGTCGCCGCCAGCCGCAACGCCGACGGCCGGGCGTAG
- a CDS encoding TonB-dependent hemoglobin/transferrin/lactoferrin family receptor, giving the protein MAQHHPGAGARLRRRASLRPLTLVLAINSALLPLAAPHAGAQENTANAADVGGGATRTSGKKLPDIEVQGAREEQHKPGASVKVTKDDLEKQGAGGFADVLKYQPLVSVPGVTSGTTNTNSPYDHPGATNYNIRGVEGNRIGVDVDDIEMPEAVDRSATSGSGRASIGTFGQGRDFIDPEIYSEVQVDSGTTTSARPAGGIGGAVSFRTKSADDYVNENRPTYFGLKGGYNSADRSWGEAVTAAGVSGAFDGLMVYSRRDGHSSKNNSDTMSAYPSDWNSNAALLKGGMRIDAENKLTVSADLYRRDNDIRYNAWNTTGTAVTGNSAQDSKTARNTFQLGHLWTPANALLDRLETKLSYQTTDMQDRTRTTTVATGAVENNFSRNSNRQIGLSSTGYKKIDNNSLRFGLSMSENKNQHALTGTAFASQPYPNTKTTRLGLFAEDEIVFNAGGHRLALIPGLRVDRVKSSIYDTGEFANTRITSSQLTTMYGSGTSNTILSPSLSVVYDIVPKLSAYAQWKHSGRAPSVSEMYGYWNGGGGTYALIGNPNLKKETSDAFDIGLKGEPIDGVAFNSSLFYTKYKDFIAYTRYGRATNPEMFTTVQSGLATIYQAENRDDAYIYGLELTARVDHGKFAPSMKGVYSTWAVGYSQGKAKSRYLGDTYQDLETVQPAKLIVGLGYDAPEKRWGANLTGTFVKGKQASANTRNAYQNAGAALPASTVSYFSVPGYGLFDLTGYWRIGKNVRINAGINNLFDKRYWDYASTYSLEPSNAKDAQDIQLQTRTGRSYFASLAVDF; this is encoded by the coding sequence ATGGCTCAACACCATCCGGGCGCCGGCGCGCGCCTGCGCCGCCGCGCGTCACTGCGTCCGCTCACCCTGGTCCTGGCGATCAACAGCGCATTGCTGCCGCTGGCCGCGCCGCATGCGGGCGCGCAGGAAAATACCGCCAACGCCGCCGACGTCGGCGGCGGGGCCACCCGCACCAGCGGCAAGAAGCTGCCGGACATCGAAGTCCAGGGCGCGCGCGAGGAGCAGCACAAGCCCGGCGCCTCGGTCAAGGTCACCAAGGACGACCTGGAGAAGCAGGGCGCCGGCGGCTTCGCCGATGTGCTCAAGTACCAGCCGCTGGTCTCGGTGCCGGGCGTGACCTCGGGCACCACCAACACCAACAGCCCCTACGACCACCCGGGCGCCACCAACTACAACATCCGCGGCGTCGAAGGCAACCGCATCGGCGTGGATGTGGACGACATCGAGATGCCCGAGGCGGTCGACCGCTCCGCCACGTCGGGCAGCGGCCGGGCGTCGATCGGCACCTTCGGCCAGGGGCGCGACTTCATCGATCCGGAGATCTACTCCGAGGTGCAGGTCGATTCCGGCACCACCACCTCGGCGCGCCCGGCCGGCGGCATCGGCGGCGCGGTCAGCTTCCGCACCAAGTCGGCCGACGACTACGTCAACGAAAACCGGCCGACCTACTTCGGCCTCAAGGGCGGCTACAACTCGGCCGACCGATCCTGGGGCGAGGCCGTCACCGCCGCCGGCGTCAGCGGCGCCTTCGACGGCCTGATGGTGTATTCGCGCCGCGACGGCCACTCGTCAAAGAACAACAGCGACACGATGAGCGCCTATCCTTCCGACTGGAACTCGAACGCGGCGCTGCTCAAGGGCGGCATGCGCATCGACGCGGAGAACAAGCTGACGGTCTCGGCCGACCTCTATCGCCGCGACAACGACATCCGCTATAACGCCTGGAACACCACCGGCACCGCCGTCACCGGCAACTCGGCGCAAGACAGCAAGACCGCCCGCAACACCTTCCAGCTCGGTCACCTGTGGACGCCCGCCAACGCCTTGCTGGATCGCCTGGAGACCAAGCTGTCCTACCAGACCACCGACATGCAGGACCGCACGCGCACCACCACGGTGGCCACCGGCGCGGTGGAGAACAACTTCTCGCGCAACAGCAACCGCCAGATCGGCCTGAGCAGCACCGGCTACAAGAAGATCGACAACAACAGCCTGCGCTTCGGCCTCAGCATGAGCGAGAACAAGAACCAGCATGCGCTGACAGGCACCGCCTTCGCCTCGCAGCCCTACCCCAACACCAAGACCACGCGCCTGGGGCTGTTCGCCGAGGACGAGATCGTGTTCAATGCCGGCGGCCATCGCCTGGCGCTGATTCCCGGGCTGCGCGTGGACCGCGTCAAGAGCAGCATCTACGACACCGGCGAGTTCGCCAATACGCGCATCACCTCCAGCCAGCTCACGACCATGTACGGCTCGGGCACCAGCAACACCATCCTCAGCCCGAGCCTGAGCGTGGTGTACGACATCGTGCCCAAGCTGAGCGCCTACGCGCAGTGGAAGCACAGCGGCCGCGCGCCCAGCGTGAGCGAAATGTACGGCTACTGGAACGGCGGCGGCGGCACCTATGCGCTGATCGGCAACCCCAACCTGAAAAAGGAAACCAGCGACGCCTTCGACATCGGCCTGAAGGGCGAACCGATCGACGGCGTGGCCTTCAACAGCTCGCTGTTCTATACCAAGTACAAGGACTTCATCGCCTACACCCGCTACGGCCGCGCGACCAACCCTGAGATGTTCACCACGGTGCAGAGCGGCCTGGCCACCATCTACCAGGCCGAGAACCGCGACGACGCCTACATCTACGGCCTGGAACTGACCGCGCGGGTCGACCACGGCAAGTTCGCGCCGTCCATGAAGGGCGTGTACTCGACCTGGGCCGTGGGCTACAGCCAGGGCAAGGCCAAGAGCCGCTACCTGGGCGACACCTATCAGGACCTGGAGACGGTGCAGCCGGCCAAGCTGATAGTGGGCCTGGGCTATGACGCGCCCGAGAAGCGCTGGGGCGCCAACCTGACCGGCACCTTCGTCAAGGGCAAGCAAGCCTCGGCCAATACCCGCAACGCCTACCAGAACGCCGGCGCGGCGCTGCCGGCCTCGACCGTCAGCTACTTCTCGGTTCCCGGCTACGGCCTGTTCGACCTGACCGGCTACTGGCGCATCGGCAAGAACGTGCGCATCAACGCCGGCATCAACAACCTGTTCGACAAGCGCTACTGGGATTACGCCAGCACCTACAGCCTGGAACCCAGCAACGCCAAGGATGCGCAGGACATCCAGCTGCAGACCCGCACCGGCCGCAGCTACTTCGCCTCCCTCGCGGTCGATTTCTGA
- a CDS encoding DoxX family protein has translation MAEIGVAGVVHSGLPLPGLAAPLVIAIEIVLPLLFIAGWRLREVGLLLGLYTLATGVIAHQFWVAPDAQFGNQFNHFFKNVAICGGFLLAAWQAQRGAGAPPAP, from the coding sequence ATGGCCGAGATCGGCGTGGCCGGGGTGGTCCATTCCGGCCTGCCGCTGCCGGGCCTGGCGGCGCCGCTGGTGATCGCCATCGAGATCGTGCTGCCGCTGTTGTTCATCGCCGGTTGGCGGCTGCGTGAAGTGGGCTTGCTGCTGGGACTGTATACCCTGGCCACCGGCGTGATTGCGCACCAGTTCTGGGTCGCGCCGGACGCGCAGTTCGGCAACCAGTTCAACCACTTCTTCAAGAACGTGGCGATCTGCGGCGGCTTCCTGCTGGCCGCATGGCAGGCGCAGCGCGGCGCAGGGGCCCCGCCTGCCCCTTGA
- a CDS encoding DUF2271 domain-containing protein — MNTSSLHERLAAGLGLAVALVGGTASAATLELEVTLPNIASAAYHPPYLAAWIERPGDPAVVATLAVWYDTRLRDQLGKIFLKELRTWWRKAGSAMTLPADGISGPTRSAGVHALRFSEKQEALAALAPGNYQVVVEVAREQGGRTVLRAPFSWKGGDAASNGAAQPDDSGGELAALKVAAKP; from the coding sequence ATGAACACATCATCCTTGCATGAGCGCCTGGCGGCCGGCCTCGGCCTGGCGGTGGCGCTGGTCGGCGGGACGGCATCGGCGGCCACCCTGGAGCTCGAGGTCACGCTGCCCAATATCGCCAGCGCGGCCTACCATCCCCCTTACCTGGCGGCCTGGATCGAGCGCCCGGGCGACCCGGCGGTGGTCGCCACGCTGGCGGTGTGGTACGACACCCGCCTGCGCGACCAGCTGGGCAAGATCTTCCTCAAGGAGCTGCGCACCTGGTGGCGCAAGGCGGGCAGCGCCATGACGCTGCCCGCCGACGGCATCAGCGGCCCCACGCGCAGCGCCGGCGTGCATGCGCTGCGCTTCTCCGAGAAACAGGAAGCGCTGGCGGCACTGGCGCCGGGCAATTACCAAGTGGTGGTGGAAGTGGCGCGCGAACAGGGCGGACGCACCGTGCTGCGCGCCCCCTTCAGCTGGAAGGGCGGCGATGCGGCAAGCAACGGCGCCGCGCAGCCGGACGACAGCGGCGGCGAACTGGCCGCGCTGAAGGTGGCGGCCAAGCCCTGA
- a CDS encoding MarR family winged helix-turn-helix transcriptional regulator has protein sequence MHLYRSGRSQSFREEERDITHMESRVLDYFARHPGATQSDLVLHSGRDKAQLTRLVRGLRERGYLDAQEDAQDRRSVHLSLSAQGQTLQRQLRKSGAQILQRAVEGLSPEQCEELVQLLQVMQGNLERQR, from the coding sequence ATGCACCTCTACCGTTCCGGCCGCTCGCAGTCGTTCCGCGAGGAGGAGCGCGACATCACCCACATGGAAAGCCGCGTGCTGGACTACTTCGCGCGCCACCCCGGCGCCACGCAGAGCGACCTGGTGCTGCACTCCGGGCGCGACAAGGCCCAGCTCACCCGGCTGGTGCGCGGCCTGCGCGAGCGCGGCTACCTGGACGCGCAGGAAGACGCCCAGGATCGCCGCAGCGTGCACCTGTCGCTGAGCGCGCAGGGCCAGACCCTGCAGCGCCAGCTGCGCAAGTCCGGCGCGCAGATCCTGCAGCGCGCGGTGGAGGGCTTGTCGCCCGAGCAGTGCGAGGAGCTGGTGCAGCTGCTGCAGGTGATGCAGGGCAACCTGGAACGGCAGCGCTGA
- a CDS encoding TonB family protein, with product MTTSASPMTAARRLAALLLMAAALPLAAQTAPAAIQLNPRATLPVTPEERKNIEELLRASGAVEAGKRMARQFAGQVGATLRASRSNLPPHVASVVNEETGRAIADALDQPDGLTDMMVQLYHKYYSDEEIRQITAFYNSPVGQKTVQVTPVLVPESQNLGRAWGARLAPVILQRVQKRLTEEAANGETPPAPPRLEIAVAPRAVYPAESRAAREEGTVRLKLQVAPSGQVQSVVILKSSGYPRLDAAAIQAARAMAYKPYEAAGEAALSAEVSVAFKLGDQPRARSASKDI from the coding sequence ATGACGACGTCCGCTTCCCCGATGACCGCCGCGCGCCGGCTCGCCGCCTTGTTGTTGATGGCGGCGGCGCTGCCGCTGGCGGCGCAGACCGCGCCGGCGGCCATCCAGCTCAATCCCCGCGCCACGCTGCCGGTCACGCCGGAGGAACGCAAAAACATCGAGGAGCTGCTGCGCGCCAGCGGCGCCGTCGAGGCCGGCAAGCGCATGGCCAGGCAGTTCGCCGGCCAGGTCGGCGCCACGCTGCGGGCCTCGCGCTCCAACCTGCCGCCGCATGTCGCCAGCGTGGTCAACGAGGAAACCGGCCGCGCCATCGCCGATGCGCTGGACCAGCCCGACGGCCTGACCGACATGATGGTGCAGCTGTACCACAAGTACTACAGCGATGAAGAGATCCGGCAGATAACCGCTTTCTACAACAGCCCGGTGGGGCAGAAGACGGTGCAGGTCACGCCGGTGCTGGTGCCGGAATCGCAGAACCTCGGCCGCGCGTGGGGCGCCAGGCTGGCGCCGGTGATACTGCAGCGGGTGCAGAAGCGCCTGACCGAGGAAGCGGCCAACGGCGAGACGCCGCCCGCTCCGCCCCGCCTTGAAATCGCGGTCGCCCCGCGCGCCGTCTATCCGGCCGAATCCCGCGCCGCGCGCGAGGAAGGCACCGTGCGCCTGAAGCTGCAGGTGGCGCCGAGCGGGCAGGTGCAGTCGGTTGTCATCCTGAAGTCGTCCGGTTATCCGCGCCTGGACGCGGCCGCCATCCAGGCCGCGCGCGCCATGGCCTACAAGCCCTACGAGGCTGCCGGCGAGGCCGCGCTGAGCGCCGAGGTCAGCGTCGCCTTCAAGCTGGGCGACCAGCCCAGGGCCAGGAGCGCCAGCAAGGACATCTGA
- a CDS encoding EF-hand domain-containing protein, giving the protein MKATPSVISAVAGAILLSACAAQPGGAQAPQVAATQAGSGPARPAGGHGREAFIGSYDLNGDGVVTRAEYDAVRKQRFKNADKNGDGVLTEEEYVAEFEGRLKEQYFKSGRQPDEAYANSIRQAHVRFALLDRNRDGVLSQDEEQEIMEKTWAQADTNKDGKVDANDPPPPGRN; this is encoded by the coding sequence ATGAAAGCCACCCCCTCCGTGATCAGCGCCGTCGCCGGCGCCATCCTCCTCAGCGCCTGCGCCGCGCAGCCGGGCGGCGCCCAGGCGCCGCAAGTCGCGGCCACGCAAGCGGGTTCCGGCCCGGCGCGCCCGGCCGGCGGCCACGGCCGCGAAGCCTTCATCGGCAGCTACGACCTCAACGGCGACGGCGTGGTGACGCGCGCGGAATATGACGCCGTGCGCAAGCAGCGCTTCAAGAACGCCGACAAGAACGGCGACGGCGTGCTGACCGAAGAGGAATACGTCGCCGAGTTCGAAGGCCGCCTCAAGGAGCAATATTTCAAGTCCGGCCGCCAGCCCGACGAGGCCTATGCCAATTCGATCCGCCAGGCCCACGTGCGCTTTGCGCTGCTGGACCGCAACCGCGATGGCGTGCTGTCGCAGGATGAGGAACAGGAAATCATGGAAAAGACCTGGGCCCAGGCCGACACCAACAAGGACGGCAAGGTCGACGCCAACGATCCGCCGCCGCCGGGCCGCAACTGA
- a CDS encoding alpha/beta fold hydrolase — translation MSNEINLQRRRLFGVAAATAVAAQFGLSGSAHAQAAGPIGAVAAGGHTSFREIKQVNAGLLNVGYAEDGPADGPVVILLHGWPYDIYSFVDVAPALAAAGYRVLVPYLRGYGSTRFLSDSTVRNGQQAVVALDIIAFMDALKIRRAVFGAFDWGARTACIIAAQWPERVKALVSVSGYLMTNVDAGRAPLPPQAELDWWYQFYLATDRGVAGYDKYRKDFNRLIWKTASPKWNFDEATYARSAASFDNPDHVAIVVHNYRWRLGLAPGQTQYDALEQRLGAFPVITVPTVTLEGDANGAPHLDPAAYRKRFSGPYAHHTLAGGIGHNLPQEAPREFAQAIVEADRM, via the coding sequence ATGTCCAACGAAATCAATCTTCAACGCCGTCGCCTGTTCGGCGTCGCCGCCGCCACCGCCGTTGCCGCGCAGTTCGGGCTGTCCGGTAGCGCCCATGCGCAGGCCGCCGGGCCGATTGGCGCGGTTGCCGCCGGCGGGCATACGTCCTTCCGCGAGATCAAGCAGGTCAATGCCGGCCTGCTCAACGTCGGCTACGCTGAGGACGGTCCGGCCGATGGTCCGGTGGTGATCCTGCTGCATGGCTGGCCGTACGATATCTACAGCTTCGTCGATGTCGCGCCGGCGCTGGCCGCCGCCGGCTATCGCGTGCTGGTGCCTTACCTGCGGGGCTACGGCAGCACCCGCTTCCTGTCGGACTCGACCGTGCGCAACGGCCAACAGGCGGTGGTGGCGCTGGACATCATCGCCTTCATGGATGCGCTCAAGATCCGCCGCGCCGTGTTCGGTGCCTTCGACTGGGGTGCGCGCACCGCCTGCATCATCGCCGCGCAATGGCCCGAGCGCGTCAAGGCGCTGGTGTCGGTCAGCGGCTACCTGATGACCAACGTCGATGCCGGCCGCGCGCCGTTGCCGCCGCAGGCCGAGCTCGACTGGTGGTACCAGTTCTACCTCGCCACCGACCGCGGCGTGGCAGGTTACGACAAGTACCGCAAGGACTTCAACCGCCTGATCTGGAAGACCGCTTCGCCCAAGTGGAACTTCGACGAGGCGACCTATGCCCGCAGCGCGGCCTCGTTCGACAATCCCGACCACGTCGCCATCGTGGTCCACAACTACCGCTGGCGCCTGGGCCTGGCGCCGGGCCAGACGCAGTACGATGCGCTGGAACAGCGCCTGGGCGCCTTCCCGGTCATCACGGTGCCGACGGTGACGCTGGAGGGCGATGCCAACGGCGCGCCGCACCTGGATCCGGCGGCTTACCGCAAGCGCTTCTCCGGCCCGTACGCGCACCACACGCTGGCCGGCGGCATCGGCCACAACCTGCCGCAGGAAGCGCCTCGCGAGTTCGCCCAGGCAATCGTCGAGGCCGACCGCATGTAA